The Halanaerobium praevalens DSM 2228 genome contains a region encoding:
- a CDS encoding TRAP transporter small permease encodes MNLIINLNKKVRKLEELLISYGIIIMAIVLVANVISRVVFSNSIQAAEEIGQVLIVMITFIGTSYAARMGKHITMSALIDSIPRKYKKFYIYFTSAVSTVLLWWLGYLGTLYVLRIMNSGRITPSLQFPMWILYIFVPLGFFLASLQYLVTIVANIQDKEKIYIGSERTLTEADISCELNEDLEVETGLKDAKKTTEKVVN; translated from the coding sequence ATGAATCTAATTATAAATTTAAATAAAAAAGTGAGAAAATTAGAAGAACTTTTAATTAGCTATGGAATTATTATTATGGCTATTGTTTTAGTAGCAAATGTAATTTCTAGAGTTGTTTTTAGTAATAGTATTCAGGCTGCAGAAGAGATTGGCCAAGTATTAATTGTAATGATTACCTTTATTGGTACAAGTTATGCTGCTCGAATGGGAAAACATATTACTATGTCAGCCTTAATTGATTCAATTCCGCGTAAATATAAAAAGTTCTATATCTATTTTACTTCTGCTGTATCTACAGTATTATTATGGTGGCTTGGTTATTTAGGTACTTTATATGTTCTCAGAATTATGAACTCTGGTCGAATTACACCATCTTTACAATTTCCGATGTGGATTTTGTATATTTTTGTCCCTTTAGGATTTTTCCTCGCCTCACTGCAGTATTTAGTTACAATTGTAGCTAATATTCAAGATAAAGAAAAAATCTATATTGGGAGTGAGAGAACTTTAACTGAGGCTGATATTAGTTGTGAGTTAAATGAAGACCTTGAAGTTGAAACTGGGCTTAAAGATGCTAAAAAAACAACAGAAAAAGTTGTTAATTAA